A stretch of the Archangium violaceum genome encodes the following:
- a CDS encoding restriction endonuclease subunit S yields the protein MTAREPSRLVPRLRFPEFECQRGWPLTTLGAVLDEHGLKSDGTSDVHSVSLAKGIVPQVEHMGRSFAASDTGHYSLVRPFDVVYTRSPLAMFKLGIVKQHRRDYNAIVSPLYGVFAPKNRHVGLLVEAFFESPARAFRYLDPLAQKGAKNTIQLSNERFLSGSLYLPEDEDEQQKVAECLGSLDELIAAEGRKLEALRRHKRGLMQELFPQAGEPRPRLRFPKFSDPWEGTTLGKQCDSISSGKDKSDPDGQFDLYGSTGVIGKTHHATFTDTALLVARVGANAGFLTKAEGEFGVTDNTLVINLKDRDNVDFFLYYLENFGLNKMIYGSGQPLITGGQLKALTLWVPEKKERERIAGCLSVLGASIAGQSRKVDALKRHKQGLLQQLFPRLEGEGQ from the coding sequence ATGACGGCTCGCGAGCCATCACGCCTGGTACCCAGGCTGCGGTTTCCCGAGTTCGAGTGCCAGCGCGGGTGGCCGCTTACGACCCTCGGAGCGGTATTGGACGAACATGGACTCAAGAGCGACGGCACGTCAGACGTGCACTCGGTGTCGCTTGCCAAGGGCATCGTGCCGCAGGTCGAGCACATGGGCCGGAGCTTCGCTGCGAGTGACACAGGGCACTACAGCCTCGTCCGGCCTTTTGATGTCGTGTACACCAGAAGTCCGCTCGCTATGTTCAAGCTCGGGATCGTCAAGCAACACAGAAGAGACTACAACGCAATCGTCTCGCCGCTTTACGGCGTGTTTGCGCCCAAGAACCGACATGTTGGCCTGCTCGTTGAAGCTTTCTTCGAAAGCCCGGCGCGAGCCTTCCGCTACCTTGATCCTCTCGCACAGAAGGGCGCGAAGAACACCATCCAGCTCTCCAATGAACGATTCCTCTCCGGCTCACTCTACCTGCCGGAAGACGAGGATGAGCAGCAAAAGGTAGCCGAATGCCTCGGCTCGCTGGACGAGTTGATCGCTGCGGAGGGCCGAAAGCTCGAAGCCCTGCGGCGACACAAACGAGGGCTGATGCAAGAGCTTTTTCCTCAGGCTGGTGAGCCCCGGCCCCGTCTCCGCTTCCCGAAGTTCTCGGACCCATGGGAAGGGACGACATTGGGCAAGCAATGCGACAGCATATCGTCGGGCAAAGACAAGAGCGATCCCGATGGTCAATTTGACCTCTACGGTTCGACCGGCGTGATCGGCAAGACCCATCATGCGACCTTTACAGACACGGCTCTTTTGGTGGCGAGGGTCGGTGCAAATGCAGGGTTTCTCACCAAGGCGGAAGGGGAGTTCGGTGTGACCGACAACACGCTTGTCATCAACCTCAAGGACCGTGACAACGTGGACTTCTTTCTCTACTACCTTGAGAATTTCGGACTGAACAAAATGATCTATGGTTCAGGACAACCCCTCATAACAGGCGGGCAACTTAAAGCGCTGACGTTGTGGGTTCCCGAGAAGAAGGAGCGAGAGCGAATCGCCGGCTGCCTTTCGGTCCTCGGCGCATCTATCGCGGGGCAATCTCGGAAAGTCGACGCCCTCAAGCGGCACAAGCAGGGTTTGCTGCAGCAGCTCTTCCCGAGGCTGGAGGGCGAGGGGCAATGA
- a CDS encoding AAA family ATPase — MTDASYADLPSVAKHLRTLLAEKAQKKPGKSPFILIYAFNGTGKTRLSAAFKDLGKVIDQHGKVQSRDTLYFNAFTEDLFSWDNDLENDQHRTLKLNAASRFFVGLDELELETRIRPLLNRYADFDFKLNFEFDPVTGKIASAEVTFSRDVLSGDGDATRRDQVDGIKISRGEENIFVWCFFLAILQLTLDGAEAYKWVEHVYIDDPISSLDEHNAIVVGNHLVQLYREAQRPIKTVVSTHHALFFNVLHYELQNHVFTPIQFTLKRDRRKDGYVLSEQQRVDTPQFYHVAALADLWQVAQSGKASTFHFNILRTVLEKTALFLGYNHFSKCIKDADDDADGILHQRFVDLLSHGKYSMYEPTEMSDDTKGYFLTILKGFVERYPFNPELVPGPNGDTK, encoded by the coding sequence ATGACCGACGCCAGCTACGCGGATCTGCCGAGCGTCGCCAAGCACCTTCGGACGCTGCTGGCCGAAAAGGCCCAGAAAAAGCCCGGCAAGAGCCCGTTCATTCTGATCTATGCCTTCAACGGCACCGGCAAGACGCGACTGTCCGCCGCCTTCAAGGACCTCGGCAAGGTCATCGACCAACACGGTAAGGTACAGAGCCGCGACACGCTCTATTTCAACGCGTTCACGGAGGACCTCTTTTCGTGGGACAACGATCTGGAGAACGACCAGCACCGCACGCTGAAGCTCAACGCGGCTTCCAGATTCTTCGTCGGGCTGGACGAGCTAGAGCTTGAGACCCGGATCCGCCCGCTATTGAACCGCTATGCGGACTTCGACTTCAAGCTCAACTTTGAGTTTGACCCGGTGACCGGCAAGATCGCCAGCGCGGAGGTCACCTTCTCTCGGGACGTGCTGAGCGGCGACGGCGACGCTACGAGGCGCGACCAAGTCGACGGCATCAAGATCTCGCGGGGTGAAGAGAACATCTTTGTCTGGTGCTTCTTCCTCGCCATCCTTCAGCTCACTCTCGATGGAGCGGAGGCATACAAGTGGGTCGAACATGTGTACATCGACGACCCGATCTCATCCCTCGATGAGCACAACGCCATCGTCGTCGGAAACCACCTAGTCCAGCTCTATCGCGAGGCACAGCGGCCGATCAAGACGGTTGTGTCGACGCACCACGCGCTGTTCTTCAATGTCTTGCATTACGAATTGCAGAATCACGTATTCACTCCAATTCAGTTCACGCTCAAGCGCGATCGTCGCAAGGATGGATACGTTCTTTCAGAACAACAACGTGTCGACACCCCACAGTTCTACCACGTTGCGGCCCTGGCAGATCTGTGGCAGGTGGCCCAGAGCGGGAAGGCGAGCACGTTCCATTTCAATATCTTGCGCACGGTGCTCGAGAAGACCGCCCTCTTTCTCGGCTACAACCACTTCTCGAAGTGCATCAAGGATGCCGATGATGACGCAGATGGCATCCTTCACCAGCGCTTCGTTGATCTGCTGAGCCACGGTAAGTACTCGATGTACGAGCCAACCGAGATGAGTGACGACACGAAGGGCTACTTCCTCACGATCTTGAAGGGGTTCGTGGAGCG